In Actinomadura citrea, a single window of DNA contains:
- a CDS encoding formylglycine-generating enzyme family protein: MDTGPAIEMVTVPAGTVTLSDRRTRRSWPVDLAPYRLAAFPVTQSQYAQVTDERPSTARGERLPVEGVSWLDAIRFCNALSRREGLAPAYRLHADGEGAEWDASADGYRLPTEAEWEHACRAGTTGPRYGPLDEIAWYRGNAQGHVHDVGGKRSNAWGLYDMLGDVWEWCWDLYDAEVYGAYRVLRGGGWSDEHWSCRASVRRRSHPTFRIDDVGFRVARSPASRRRDSSD, encoded by the coding sequence ATGGACACGGGCCCCGCAATCGAGATGGTCACCGTCCCCGCAGGGACGGTGACGCTGTCGGATCGGCGGACGCGGCGCAGCTGGCCGGTCGACCTCGCGCCGTACCGGCTGGCGGCGTTCCCGGTCACCCAGTCGCAGTACGCGCAGGTCACCGACGAGCGGCCGAGCACCGCGCGGGGAGAGCGGCTGCCGGTCGAAGGCGTCTCGTGGCTGGACGCGATCCGGTTCTGCAACGCCCTGTCCCGGCGTGAGGGGCTGGCGCCCGCCTATCGCCTCCACGCCGACGGCGAGGGCGCCGAGTGGGACGCCTCCGCCGACGGGTACCGGCTGCCCACCGAGGCCGAATGGGAACACGCCTGCCGTGCCGGCACGACCGGTCCGAGGTACGGGCCGCTCGACGAGATCGCCTGGTATCGCGGCAACGCCCAGGGGCACGTTCACGACGTGGGCGGCAAGCGGTCGAACGCGTGGGGCCTGTACGACATGCTGGGCGACGTCTGGGAATGGTGCTGGGACCTCTACGACGCCGAGGTCTACGGCGCCTACCGGGTTCTCCGAGGCGGCGGATGGTCCGACGAGCACTGGAGTTGCCGGGCCTCGGTGCGTCGCCGCAGCCATCCGACCTTCCGGATCGACGACGTGGGCTTTCGCGTGGCGCGTTCCCCCGCGAGCCGACGGCGGGATAGCTCGGATTAG
- a CDS encoding TetR/AcrR family transcriptional regulator, with protein MPRDTLSRDQIVRTAIELMDVEGLEGLNMRALGDRLDSAATAVYWHVKSKDNLVLLATDQVWGELTLPDPDAVGWRAAATAMAFDLYGMFTRHPWLVQVFAAHVVYGEGKARHDDHQLAVYEAAGFTGAEADRAAAAVFTYVLGNAAGVAATAALTRRLDQNGGTAQERFRDAMTKAQEIATRFPRLRARLDTTAGTDYAASPDETFEFGLHAVLDGLERCDARRRR; from the coding sequence GTGCCACGCGACACCCTCTCCCGGGACCAGATCGTCCGTACCGCCATCGAGCTCATGGACGTCGAAGGACTCGAAGGCCTGAACATGCGCGCCCTGGGCGATCGGCTCGATTCGGCCGCCACCGCCGTGTACTGGCACGTCAAGAGCAAGGACAACCTGGTCCTGCTGGCCACCGACCAGGTCTGGGGCGAGCTCACGCTGCCCGATCCGGACGCGGTCGGCTGGCGTGCCGCGGCCACCGCCATGGCCTTCGACCTGTACGGGATGTTCACCCGGCACCCCTGGCTCGTGCAGGTCTTCGCCGCCCACGTCGTCTATGGGGAGGGCAAGGCGCGTCACGACGACCACCAGCTCGCCGTCTACGAGGCCGCCGGCTTCACCGGTGCCGAGGCCGACCGGGCCGCCGCCGCGGTGTTCACCTACGTGCTCGGCAACGCGGCCGGCGTCGCCGCCACCGCCGCGCTCACCCGCAGGCTCGACCAGAACGGCGGCACCGCCCAGGAGCGGTTCCGCGATGCCATGACGAAGGCTCAGGAGATCGCCACACGCTTCCCGCGCCTGCGCGCCCGCCTGGACACCACGGCGGGTACCGACTACGCCGCCTCCCCCGACGAGACCTTCGAGTTCGGCCTCCACGCCGTCCTCGACGGTCTGGAGCGCTGCGACGCCCGCCGCAGGCGATGA